Part of the Mercenaria mercenaria strain notata chromosome 8, MADL_Memer_1, whole genome shotgun sequence genome is shown below.
atattttctaagtccaaaagggccataaatcttgcaaaaagcaggatggagttatgtttcttgctgtacagggtcaacttatgatggtgaacaagtgttgcaagttttaaagcaatagctttgatagtttaggataaaagctgacctaaacataaaacttaaccaagaaaactgattttctaagtccaaaaggggcaataaatcttgcaaaaagcaagatggagttatgtttcttgctgtacagggtcagcttatgatggtgaacaagtattccaagtttcaaagcaatagctttgacagtttgggagaaaagttgacctaaacataaaacttaaccaagaaatctgatattttcaaagtacaaaaggggccataaatcttgcaaaaagcaagatggagttatgtttcttgctatacagggtcagcttatgatggtgaacaagtattccaagtttcaaagcaatagctttgatagtttaggagaaaagctgacctaaacataaaacttaaccaggcaacgccgacgcagacgccgacgccgacacctacgccgacgccgacaaccgctcaagtgatgacaataactcatcattttttttcaaaaaatcagatgagctaaaaaccctCAAAACCCATCACAGAACTTCCGGCAGGTAGAGGAGCTGTTTGGTTCAGACAGATTCTACTGTACCAACAGCTAACATACTTACAGGCCATTCTTCTTTAGATGGTGTACCGAGGCACTGAAATATTTTACTAAGTTGGTCTAAATCTGTGTCACCTGGCAAGAAAGGTATCTGCAAATgagaaaatacactttatttacTACTTACAACAAAATGTGATTGCTCTGTACAGTGAATTTAAACTGGAACAAATGGTAAAAGAACTCAGTACTGAATTCTGATCTCAAACATAAACTGTACAAAAATTCTACATGTATGTGTACATACACCAATAAGAAAACTGTATCCTCCACAAtcatcacaaaagctcattttgACAAGAAACCTGTAGTTGCTGAAGTTTCTTGTGAAGAAAATGGCAGAATTCTttagatgagccgtgccatgagaaaaccgacatagtgggtttgcgaccagcatggatcagaccagcctgcacatccatgcagtctggtcaggatccatgctgttcgctaacagtttctctaattccaatacgctttgaaagcgaacagcatggatcctgaccagactgtgtggatgcgcaggctggtctggatccatgctggtcgcaaagccactatgttgattttctcatggcacggctcagatacATTTGTATCGACAGGACGAATCTTAAAAAGTGTTAAAATCAACCAATAATCCCACTGGAAGTTCTAATTTTAAATACAATAATCcccattcaaataaaataataccATAGTGTGAAAGCTTTAATTTCAAGGGCATTAAATGTCATGGTTCAGACATTTTGTGGCCATATAAATTTGTAGATTCtgcataaaatgtattaaatgaaaaaaagaactttaaatttttgttggGATTGCATCCAAAATaacagctgtccgtaagacagcgccctcgacttttctcagtgcttgactctgaattagagctttgccagttaaaaaaaattccaagttaaaaagggacataactctgtcaaattcaaatcagagtaatgggtattgtttcttctggtgtagacttttatagtaaataactattttaagtttcaagtcaaaagctttaatagtaaaagagatattttactttatccccaaaaaaataaaaaattctaaagtaaaaaaaaattaacaaaaaattctaagttaaaaggggcataattctgtcaaaattcaaacagagttatggggattgtttcttctggtgtatactttgatggtaaataaatatcgtaagtttcaagtcaataactttgaaagtaacatccagatatttgactttatcaaaaactttaaccaaaaattctaagttaaaaaggggcataattctgtcaaaattcaaatcagaattatggggattgtttctcctggtgtagactttgatagtaaataagttttttaagtttcaagtcaatagctttgatagtaacagagatataagatttaatcaaaaactttaaccaacggcgacgatggtcgaaaagtcgagcttaaaaCAGTCCCCTAGATTTTAAGGAAAGTATAAACATAAAAGCAGTTTACTTCACATTAGTTATAAAAGCAACAGAATTAGCAATTCAAGAGTTCTGTCAAAAAAAAGATTTACTGTCATTGGCCATACTTACTCTTAATAAAAGCTCGGCTAAAATGCATCCAACTGCCCATATATCTACACCAGTACCATAATTTCTAGCACCAAAAAGAAGTTCTGGACATCTGTACCATCTGAAATGCAAGTTTACTCATAATGGTACTtccatttaaaagaaaatcacacatacatgtattatatagaaattgaatataaaatagaGTAAATATGGTAGTAATATTTCTAACTACCTGTATAGCACGAAATAACTTGTTCACATAATGGCAATACTGCCatgttttgatgaaaatatatttgattttttacagtGCTTATTGAGAAAGATCTAATAAATGACTGTCAACCGAGAAAagaaggagctgcgttcaataaacgcttgatgccccaagtggcatccttgtcgatagattttgcacaaaacgaggtcaaggtcaaggtcaaactgaggtcaggtgatgtttgaagctGAGGAATGGTCatagtttacatctgtattagtatcaattcattcttgtaaggagtattgatgctagatgaaacggttccatttggttaaccaagagatggcccatataaagcaacctaagtccaaaatgcggtcaagttcaaggttaaactgaggtcaggtgacgtctgaagatgaggaatggtcacaagttacatctgcattagtatcaagtcattctagtaaggggtattgacgctagacgaaacggtcccatctgGTTAAACTTGTACGTACGGatgaacgaacggacagacggacagtacaatcactatatgcctcccgcatcagtagatgctgggggcataaaaatataattcTACCACAGATTGCATATCTCTTTAAAGAATAACATATTCATGAATAggaataatatgttaattatgatttatatgattttttacCATTGCTCACGTCTTGTGGTAAACTGGGATGAAGTTAATGCAAGTCTTACCTTGTGACAACCTGATGTGTGTATATTCTATTTGGTGAACCGAAGAATTTAGCAAGACCAAAATCTCCTAGTTTCAGTACACCTTCTCTATTGATAAGCAAATTGTTCGGCTTCATATCCtacaataataaaatagaattatACTCACAGACACATTCCAATATCATacaatgtgaaaatatttcaatatgtggTCATGCAATGTTGCGGTTTTGGCCAAAATgtctattttatacaaaatattaggTTGATAAATCCTGAAGTTCAACggcaaaacaaacagaaatttacACAATAATTAGAATTTAATTTTGTGCAAAAATGGAAACACAAAATTCGTGAAAATAAGTCTGCAACAAAAATTAACAACTTCACAGTAATGAGTAAAATATCCAACAGATTAAGACAAGGTATATTAAGCACTGCACATATTTCTATACTTTCATTGCTTGTACATGCAGATGTGAcacaacacgaaaaaaaaaaagcatgtgtTAATGCAATACCAGTACTACTTACCCTGTGTAAtatccagttattgtgtaagtaTTCCAGTCCTTTCAAGGTCTGCAGCATGTAAGCCTTTATATGTGCTAATGTGAGTATTATAGTGTTATCTTTGATAATCACCTGCAAACAAATAATATAGTACATTTAACCACATTTTTACTACAGTAATAACATTTTTTACCACTGTAATAACATTTTCATCCACAGTAATAACATCAGTAATAACACTATTTACTATGGTAATGACAATGTTTATTACAGTAATAACACTGCTTACTAAAATAATAGATTTCATTTTTCACAAACGAAATATCACACATTACTACACCTAAGAAAATCACATCATGCAGCCTTCCAATTCAGACacacaatatcaaaattaaattttacaaatgttaGGAGTTTCTGTTTTGCTTGGTTTATAGACATAACGACACAAGTTAGCTTATACTGAGGTTTTTCAGCAATAGTGACCCATGAAGTTCCTTAAGATAGTGTATCAGGCATGGGCCGATATCTGGGTAAAACCACATACCTTCCTTAAGCCAACTGGAAAATTCCTTGTGAAGCAGCCCTAACATGGCTTAAAACTCACTGACTTAACATAACTTCCTGTTATTGACAGGGCATGCAGCTTGCCAAAAATCAGTTATTGCGCATGCTGCTGGTTACTGGCATgattaaaaggattttatatgaCTGCTTGTTAAAGACACTGTTTTTCTAAATGTCAAGGGATAGCCTAGAATGGAAAACCAAGTGCTAATGAGGTTTTTTATCCATACTGTCTCGAGGGTTGCTTTACTCGTGAATACATGtcagatcatttttcttgcatactacTCCCATTATTGCAATATCTTCAAAgatattgtaaattaaaaattGCTCCTATTCTATGACATCAAATTATGATGTCATAGTGCCATGTGTAGCTTATCTTTTCCATAGGAAAATGATAAGATCTCTGGAAAAGATAAGAAGATCTCCTATTTGGATAATCTTATTTTTCCCCACTTTTAAGGCAAGAAGACAGGATTCTTTCTTCCgtaaataaataacacaatttTAACTTTAGTCATAGTAAATCAATCAAAGGTAAAAATTCCAAGAATATATGCATGTACATACCTCCAAGTCTGTATCCATAAAGTCAAATACCAAACTAACATTAGATTTTTGTCCAAACACATCCAATAGCTGAAAAACAAGAAAGCCCCTTTAAATTATAACAACAGCTGTTTAATGGCATGGCACgctcaactatttgaagcccttccacctaatactagcttacatCAAACAAAAGATTTAGCaacatttttttaagttgaaaaaggagcataattttgctATAATAATATTAAACGTAAGCCAGAGCAATGAAACTTGCCAAATACATCATCCTATAATGCTAAAAAAGTAGCTTTACATCCCGTGTGTTATATATTTCCAAAGtatcaaattatttgaaattgagCATTTTTCTTCTAGAAATGAGAAATCTTAATTGTATAATCATCTGTATAAAATACTGCGAAACAATGTGCTACAATAGATGTCATATACTATTTGTGGCCCCTAGAGTATCTTTATTGGTTTTTCaaagatatgacctagtgacctaccttttcaTCCCAGATGATCTAGTCTAAAACTTAACCTAAATTCATTATGGCACATTCAGACTAAGtgtcatatttataaataactagaatgtgtctgtaggacacatggtgtgctcccacccccactggtacatttgtcacaaataataggaaataatcaaatgtttgcagtctaaggaatccaaaacaaaactttaTGAAAGGATTCATTTTTCTAGGGCATAATACTTtgtgagctatgagcatcacaaacaaaaaatccactattttggctattttaagggccataattctgtaataagcactaagattctcaagaagaacgCTGTGTGTGCAAGTAACATTATGATAAGGACcctagcaaggtttcatgaattaacatcaaatactttttcagctagacacataattaggtgaaaatgtgcattatttgactatttcagagaccataactttaaaaacagggAAAGGAGCCACCAAAAAATttgaggtgtgcaagtttatatcatgataaagactcgtgcaagttttcatccatttatatcataaactttttgagctaggtgcatcacaaggtgaaaatgtgcatttttgactatttcagacagacaaaaaataggaggtgcgtcagttcatatcatgataaagactcaagcaaggtttaatcaatttatatgtaatactttttgagttaggagcatcacaaggttaaaatgtaaatttctgactatttcaggggccaaaactgtATATAGGGGgctgacccagatgaaaaataggcggtgcgcaagttcatatcatgataaagactcatgcaaggcttaataaattcatataaagtactttttgagctaggcgcatcacaaggtgagaatgtgcattttttactatttcaggggccataactctgaaaatagggggcagacccagatgaaatataggtcattaggaggtgcgcaagttcatatcatgattaagattcatgcaaggtttcatgattctacatcaaatactttttgagctaggcatgtcacaaggtgaaaatgtgcatttttgacaattttaggggccataactctggaaatagtcgggggagccagacaaaaaataggagatgcacaagttcatatcatgataaagactcatgcaaggtttcatcaatttatatcaaatactttttgagctagatgcctCCTGAACTTCGGACATATGCATGCACACACTGACAAGACCAAATACATATGCCCCAATCACTCATGGGGGGGTGGTGgggaaatgtggcctctagagtgttagtaTGGGTTTTCCACTATTTGTCCTAGCAACCTAGTAGTTTTAGTCCCATGAAAACCCAGTATTAAACTTATGTCCTAACCAAAGGTTCAATacctattgtttgtttttttgcatttgttGATTTTAGAGTCACATGACATAATTTATGGCGACTTTTCTATCTcttgatggaggaagaccccaggtgcctcgcattttgtttcaggcatgggctggtacctgggtagaactactgactttccaaaagccagctggatagcttctgcacatggaagaattctacaACCCAAAGCAGATTCTGAACCCACAGCGTTTGATAGGCACAAGTTAGAAGTTAGCATCTGAACCACTCGGCCCAAGACGCCCTGTAATTAACTACTGGAAACTTACACCAATAATGTTAGGGTGATTTAACTCCTGTAACAGTTTGATTTCTCTCAGCGCTGTTCTGTTGATGCCATCCGCTGCTTCTTGTCGAGTGCCAAGTTTGATCTAAATAGACAGAACATCTTAAAATTTtagtaacgaaaaaaaaaaaaacttagatcttgatggaaacattaaaaataacttAGGAATCAATTGAATGTAAAAAATTGAAAGCTACATTAGTCATTAAACAGTTTGATTTACCATACCATCTCTACTGTTTAATTTACCATTTCTGTAACACATCATTATGTTTACAAAATTCAACTACATACAAATCTAACTATGATAAGTGCATGACAGGTAAAAACTAAAGCTGGAATATCTTTTTAAAGCAAGTGGACCTAAATTGTCATTTTAGACtttctttctatctttttttttttttttttttttttttaaatgaaaagccACTAACTTCTAGTGACTAGCAATTTTAAAGGAGTGAACTGGGAATCCTGTGATGATACTGGTATCAGTTCCACAATACAGAGCAGAGGGAATGATACACTACAGACAGGACAATGTATTCCAAAAACAACTTGAGAGGCGGGGGGGAGCAGGTGCAGGATTGGGTTGTGCCGAGGGCCAACAGTTTTGACCACTGACTGGCAActattcaataattgttttattacatgacatcagaaattaactggcatagatgtttttatttattagcCAAATTAACCAGTGTCAAATACAAACTAGTCATTTAGCACAAGTTATTTCATATCCTAATTTCTTTTATAACATGTTTGTGGTAAGAAAAGAACTGTACATGTGCTTTATAAATAATCACCGAAGGGTGGAAATAAAgagaatattatatatataatacgaaaggacactcatgtaatatctttTGTTTATTACATCCATATAACTGATTTAACACACCTACAAAACTTAAGCGAACAAAAAATCTGGACGTCTGGCAATATGTCAATATGTTTTTATCACACCTCATGTCcaaatagaatatgaaaaaatatgtcaaaatcaaactGGCAATATGGTCACACCAATTTGTATCCATTTTACCAGCTGTTAACAAACAACAATGACATATGAAACTGCAAACAGCaaacaaaatacttcaaaatatccATAAAAATTACTCTTTTATAATAAGAATATTTAAAGCTTAATTGGAAGAAATGGTTTTCAACTTTGACTAGTTCCTTTAATCAAACAAAATTCTGGATGGAATTTTTTATCAGTAGTTACCTTTTTGACAGCAACTATTCTGTCAGTCATAACATCTCTTGCTTTATACACGGTGGCAaactgaaataaacagaaaaacaagagctatcaTTAGACTTCAGTATTTGGAATTcttgttaaaaagtaaaatgaaagaaCAAGTACAAAAGGTGCAACAACTCtgcttaaatgcaaaacttacAGACCTTTCTCCTCTATATAAATGATGCTTAATGAATTTGCAGAAtaccagcatacaaacaaaatcttTTCCAATCAGAGCTGTGTAATCATCTTCGGACTCCCTTAGCATAAACAATATTCAATTTCTGGACTGGATATCACCtttgatgtacatgtatgcaaGTTACATCACAGATTATATTTAGAATTTTAGTATTCTAACCTTCACTATCTGTATACCACAATCTTTATTAGCGTGTAATCAATATATTCACAATCTGTCAGAAAAACCCTTTAATTTTTAGATAGTTGTAACTCTATTGTTCTctacataaatatattaatatttcacTTGTAAATTGAATATCTGTTAAGTTTTGTATAAAGTTTACATCAATTGATGTATATCAAATTTAGCTGAGTGCAACAATCTAAATTTAAATAGATGcggaaacaaaaacaacaacatgtatcATTCCAACACAAGAATAATGTAATTTGACTAATTTTATGCTACATTGTATTCACAGTACATTGTGTATGATGAACACCTAGAAAAAAAAGCTATATGTGATGCTCCTTGAATTTGGTGTCCAATAAAACCTATTTATTGGTTGATTCTACGCCATGTCAACAAACCCTTAAGCATTTTATTCCGTAAATTCAATCTGTGCAAATATGTGTGAAAACTTATCTCACAAAATCAGTGCCAGACTGGAAAGCATTTGAGTTTAGCCACAACCAGGGGCAAATTTCTGAATGCTGATAGTGTCTGAATGTGCCTGATAATGGCAGAATCTACACTATTGATATCAAATATTATACATCTTTGAAcatgaataaaaaatgttaagttttagagaTGTTTTGTATGACCTGTGTAACCCTTCTGAAAgttctatacatgtatttagaaataCACGACATCCATAGTTCTAGAGTGGTGTGACCAATGGCCGGCGTTCAGTCATATCAAAGTGAAACAGAGttcattaacaaaaaaaaatctgttaccTGCTTGTCCCTATTTGCTGTTCAAAATTCATAAGTTATAAACTTTGTTTAGGTTGTGCTAATTTTTGACTGAGTAATACTAGTACAACCTACTTCAAATGCGCTTATGCTTGGTATATCACAGACAAAAAAGCAGGACGAATTTGACTAAAAAGTTACACAAATATTAAGTAAACATAGTACTTTAATACAAAACAGCTAAAAATTCAAAcaataatgtttgtttcttttatccCAAAAAGTTTGATGTTTAACTTTAGTGCATCTTGGTTTAAAATTTACACTAACAGTAAGGGTGTGATAATGTACATTCAAAAACCAACAGAGTCttgtcaataaaaattaaaatctgtaaaaagatcacttGGAAGCGTAGAatcacagaatgcaaccaagaagaataacagcatACTCAGTTTGATTGTTttgctttaataagcttcttcagttgacaatacCTGACATACAATTTCAATAGGGGGAATTTGTGTTcaaagaaaaaattagaaaacttatttatacttatttgttttacgtATAAGtagttttaatacaaaaataatatgcatttttcttATTCTATTAAGACAATTTCACTGTGATAAACAATGAACAATGTATCGGATgtacaaaaaaaagaatttaaattttaaaataaagtcactACCATTTTATCAGACTGGTACCACAACTTAAGATAGAAACTTTGGCAGGTTACAATGAAATGTTTCACTTATTACATGCATAGATAGAACAATAGAAAAAATTCAGACCGGTCAGTTCactttcattttttcacattttcacatttgTCATCAATAATGACAGAAAATCACAAATAACCTTCATTCATGCATGCAGCCTATCTTTCAAGTTTAAACCTGCGGTTTTAATTAcaattgtaattttaacagatttcataGCCAGTCTGTAGATTTATTGACTGAAAAATCTTCCgtatatttacaaaatgtctgtAAAAACTATTTACAAAATGCATGTAAAAACTATAAAATCCTAGACCTGTTTGGTAAATGTCAAGTATAATCCAACTAacttgacgcgatcctaggaaatattgagttatttttcttactGGCAATATCTTCACTCGCATCGAACACTCGAAAGACCAtgcaaaatagtggaggaaatttccgatgaaattgtcATTGCTAccgatttgggtttaaatatggaTTTTGTTGCAAATATGAGATAAACTCTGATAAAAATTACATGTATCATAAAgagattcaattcctcattgatttatgtaaaattcatcaaataatttgcaaaattacaaaatttctggtgatttaaacctttgtatgtactgtacaagAATAACGTTTACCACCTCTACACGACAATATGAACCAGCAATAaaaccaagaactttacatgacTGCGTACTGCGATTTATCCTctattattttggtccttcaaagttttgacagtTAGATTGCCTgccacaaatataaaacaatctgaccatcgaattattttgactaatttaTATCAAGTATTGAACCCACTCTACATGACCTTTCAAACGCAGGTGAACAATATACCGGGTCTTCCTTTACCTTGTACATACATAGTCTATCCACTATGAGAATTTGTGCTACTGAAAAGAAAGTATgaagaaaaactagaaatgtgtccataggacacagatgcctccactacatgacaaaggacataGATCAAATAACTaagtcagtggccataactcctacacgactgaatgaatctggacgcgaaaccccaggtgcacaactgcacatgctgaccaacattcctgtaaactttggtgattctaggtcaaatacttttggaactacgtgcgacacaacattaaaatgaccaattttttagtAAGTCAGGGGtaataactcctacatgactgaatgaatcggcatgcgaaaccccaggtgcacaactacacatgctgaccaacattcctgtaaagttttgtgactctacgtcaaatacttttggagccaggcgcgacacaacactaaaatgaccaatttttacaaagtcaggggccataactcctacacgcctgaatgaatccggacgcgaaactccaggtgcacaactacacatgctgaccaacattcctgtgaagttttgtgactctacgtcaaatacttttggagctaggcgcgacacaacattctcggaatgacggacggacggacaatggcaaatctatatgcccccccctcCCACCAAAGTAGGGGCAAAAAAGTTGGTGTCTCTTACTCTTgcgtttttcaactttttgtcaaCAAAACTCAAAAGACCATAAAATGAACCGTTTACAACAAAGCTCTTacaacaatttgaaaaagaaaatttacctGTCCTTCACCGAGGAATTGTATCTTTTCATATCGCTTCGATTTCTCTTCcatcttttcataaattttgcgAATACactgatatttttatgaaatttctcTAAAATGAGATTTGCCAGGGCATGATTTTTGGTATCGAAGTGATACAAACGCTTGTAGAGGAAATTTTCAAGCGTTTGTCGATAGCATTTATTTTACTGACTTGTGATAATCGCTAATATCATCGACAACTAAATTATGGCACGGCTTCCGCGCGTTTGTGCTACATATTAACGATCTGTattgctaagacagatcagtggaacAGACTAGGCAAATAGAATGTTTAGCTGAACAATAAGTTCATCcttcagaaaagaaaaataaataaataaaacccaTTTTTACAGACCATTTTTTGTAACGAAACGGATGGTTGATGAATTTGAGACTAAATACATTTGGTTACAATCCTAGCTAAAATGACAAAGACGAAAACTATGGAATTTCAACCCTcaaaaatagacaaaatttacatttcttttaagGTTTGAAATATTCCAAaggttcttcccccccccccccccccccccccccccaaaaaaaaacaaaaaaaaaaaacaacaaaaacaccaCACAccactataaaaaaaaaaacaacaacgctGTATGATGTGCATTGACGTTTAAGCCTTTCAGTTTGAGTGGTCTTTTACTTGGACATTTGAATGTTACTGTGCAATTTTGGAAAATAAATTTTTACTGGCAAGATAAATACCTTTGTTCCATGACTTTCGAATTTACGGGAAAGTGTATAAACGTCTTAGGAGAAAGTGCTATTTTTATATGTCCAAGAATAATCAGCACTGGGTTTAGTTCATTTTGGGACATTACATTGCTTCAAATGTCTAGATCAAATTAGCATCAATACGATTTCCCTGCTTCTTTAGCATTATGGAATCCAGCAAAGGTATGCATTTAACAGAATTCCATTTAAGTCTGTGACATCGTTGAGGTGGTTTGGAATGGGGTTGTTGcaatgttttttcttaaaaaaaactttcaacacAGCAATATATAAGTGTTATGTCCATTAAAGTTTTTACATGTTGTTTTATCCGGTTCATTGGAATCATGAAGTACATGAGGTAGCTACCCTGTAAACATGAGGTCATCgtgccaacgacggaaaaccgtcaaaggataatcgttgttgggccactgttggccaaACAATCataaataagtattgtaaatacagcggTTTGgacaacgttgaaccaactttaaatttcagtcagagacatctctgcattggcccaatactgattttcagggaaagacttacatagagaaaacatcgttgacccaacgttggcccattagaaataataatgtaataattatatattttacaggtcactgttttatcacaagcccctaCAGGTAAACATGTTGTGTAGGTGTGACATGCAGTATTTagttaataattaaatacttttctgcaccaattcgtaatctgaaatatttcaaatctgCTACCTAAAGAatctaatttgtgaaaaaaatattgaagaaaaaaaactgctataaaaaatatctaattttatacaatcataaaatgtttacaataaatctgttgaatagtccagaacatgaactctcgttaacctgagttatgtaagaaatcccaaaaaatgtggttaattttactctctatgCTAGATTTCTAGCTGCATAGGCATGTGAAgcaaaggaaactattatacatgttcacaaaaacccggtctactagctataaactgtaagtagaagtttttgaatatttttttgataaagttgttgaatcttatagagaatttctttttatagcctGT
Proteins encoded:
- the LOC123565821 gene encoding cyclin-dependent kinase 7-like, with the translated sequence MEEKSKRYEKIQFLGEGQFATVYKARDVMTDRIVAVKKIKLGTRQEAADGINRTALREIKLLQELNHPNIIGLLDVFGQKSNVSLVFDFMDTDLEVIIKDNTIILTLAHIKAYMLQTLKGLEYLHNNWILHRDMKPNNLLINREGVLKLGDFGLAKFFGSPNRIYTHQVVTRWYRCPELLFGARNYGTGVDIWAVGCILAELLLRIPFLPGDTDLDQLSKIFQCLGTPSKEEWPAMEYLPDFVQFKSCPGTPLKEIFIAASDDLLDILQGMLTMDPLRRLTATQALKSEYFINKPYPTPSHMLPMIGNTKKEIMDQCKPSLKRKIDGEAGGLAKRLVF